From a region of the Branchiostoma floridae strain S238N-H82 chromosome 13, Bfl_VNyyK, whole genome shotgun sequence genome:
- the LOC118429251 gene encoding glutamate receptor ionotropic, NMDA 2A-like, which translates to MVCVWAFFATIFLASYTANLAVFMIQEQSHPPIRDLEDDLLQHPHLQSPPFTFGTVKSSSTEQYIAQRYSSMYQWMKRYNQPNAEEALVALKDGFYLPLDSPETDGFGVEEGGNSAHSDGVGRVQTESKLQYGYAREPKQHEPLTCNV; encoded by the exons ATGGTGTGCGTGTGGGCGTTCTTCGCCACCATCTTCCTGGCCAGCTACACGGCCAACCTGGCGGTGTTCATGATCCAGGAGCAGTCTCATCCGCCAATCAGAGACCTGGAGGATGATCTG CTGCAGCATCCACATCTTCAGTCCCCTCCCTTCACCTTCGGCACGGTGAAGTCCAGCAGTACGGAGCAGTACATCGCACAGAGATACTCCTCCATGTACCAGTGGATGAAGAGATACAACCAACCGAACGCAGAGGAGGCTCTAGTCGCTCTGAAAGACGG TTTCTATTTACCACTAGACTCGCCAGAAACAGACGGTTTTGGCGTGGAGGAAGGAGGCAATAGTGCGCATTCGGATGGGGTTGGCAGGGTACAGACGGAAAGCAAGCTCCAATACGGGTATGCGAGAGAACCGAAACAGCACGAACCCCTCACCTGTAACGTGTGA